The proteins below are encoded in one region of Herpetosiphon gulosus:
- a CDS encoding SbcC/MukB-like Walker B domain-containing protein → MIKLSRIFLYHWHRFDWHLLDVQDSLYLAGHNGSGKSSILDALQLVLVADLGRVRFNSAAQDRSQRSLDSYVRGKIGEQHWLRPGDTIGYVVLEWTDDLKHEAFVSGVCLEARAATQSVEKTFFIIDGQLNPDVFIEQGKPRTRREIKAMARNRSTAESFDQTGEYQAALLNRLGGLNQRFFDLFLRALTFQPIRNIREFVEQWLLEPNSLDVHTLQSVVERLRDLERKAKEVEEKLKSLNLIIKTQEEAKRLRGLHGKFEILAAHYQVATIQQQINQQQQRLIDTRRDYELNQADLEQQLGLQQSAQAALIEAQVQLSQSDVVRRKNQLAAEIQQLQQQIQKINQRWRQVQVKLSQIAELLNKLQPIAEQDLVNLVQQTEQISQAQQILPLLQQQSTQTESALELQQQAMTRTTDTINRLIEQEKQLIQEIASLEQSNRKNHYPQNVENVRKYLKSALNIELFLLCELLEIPDQHWQDAVEAMLGQRRFNIIVEPKYYGQALDLLDQLREKERIYDVGLVDLQKANEESRDALPKSLATKVQGKSKKIDNYIATILGNIITCEHVQDLRQHRRAITAEVMVYQEWTARAIDPQRFRPWFIGERAQRSQIESRRQQLTEIQAELVTLRPEQQIQRQYLEQLRQLQRLLLGLDSYFEEELDSSQLQVTLAELQREHDSIDTSGVAALEAEVKRLHIIHEEYALNIRRLERIIGTLNNQITQIEQQLQENQHQLLNAQSMFEHTQQRYPDQIDDALNDFQRENTDQAQFSRLQETAEQQGRGYNTRFNNTQEQLREQVILYNRDFRARELADIEQTSFQEKRAELEATDLPHFVQKIAEAKHETETELREHVLHKLRENIGRAKAELDRINDALQGLDFNGQRYHFRYEIADSLRDFYQLIEQSANVTSEMIQDSDFYQQHKATFDRFFQLLIQPGLTDQEKLDQAQITDYRRYLSYDIDVIERDGTRSRLSKIMGQTSGGETQTPFYVTIAASFVQLYKINERSKRSTIRIVAFDEAFSKMDQDRIGSTLDLFHHFGLQIITATPIERCEYLVPKMCTTLVLTGLKDRQQRVLVEPYRNYAARLEALNAESEQN, encoded by the coding sequence ATGATCAAGCTTAGTCGCATTTTTCTGTATCATTGGCATCGCTTCGATTGGCATCTGTTGGATGTGCAAGATAGTTTGTATTTGGCGGGTCACAATGGTTCGGGCAAATCATCGATTCTTGATGCTTTGCAATTGGTGTTGGTGGCCGATTTGGGGCGGGTGCGGTTCAACAGTGCCGCCCAAGATCGCTCACAGCGTTCGTTGGATAGCTATGTGCGTGGCAAAATTGGCGAGCAACATTGGCTGCGACCTGGCGATACAATTGGTTATGTGGTGCTAGAGTGGACTGACGATCTCAAGCATGAAGCCTTTGTTAGCGGGGTTTGCTTGGAAGCCCGCGCCGCCACTCAAAGCGTTGAAAAAACTTTTTTTATCATCGATGGTCAATTAAATCCTGATGTATTTATTGAACAAGGCAAGCCTCGCACTCGCCGCGAAATCAAAGCTATGGCACGCAATCGCTCAACCGCTGAAAGTTTCGATCAAACTGGCGAATACCAAGCGGCCTTATTGAATCGGCTGGGCGGCTTAAATCAACGCTTTTTCGATTTATTTCTGCGGGCCTTGACCTTCCAACCAATTCGCAATATTCGAGAGTTTGTTGAGCAATGGCTGCTGGAGCCAAATTCGCTGGATGTTCATACCTTGCAAAGTGTGGTCGAACGCTTACGTGATTTGGAGCGAAAAGCTAAAGAAGTTGAAGAAAAATTAAAAAGCCTCAATCTGATTATCAAAACCCAAGAAGAAGCTAAGCGTTTGCGTGGCCTGCATGGCAAATTTGAAATTCTGGCGGCACATTACCAAGTTGCCACAATTCAGCAACAAATTAATCAACAACAACAACGTTTAATTGATACTCGCCGCGATTACGAATTAAATCAGGCTGATCTTGAGCAACAACTTGGTTTACAACAAAGTGCCCAAGCTGCTTTGATTGAAGCCCAAGTTCAATTAAGTCAATCGGATGTTGTGCGCCGTAAAAATCAACTTGCGGCTGAAATTCAACAATTGCAACAACAAATTCAAAAAATTAATCAACGTTGGCGACAAGTCCAAGTGAAATTAAGCCAAATTGCTGAATTATTGAACAAATTACAACCAATTGCTGAGCAAGATTTAGTTAATCTAGTGCAGCAGACTGAGCAAATTTCCCAAGCTCAGCAAATTTTGCCATTATTGCAACAGCAAAGTACTCAAACCGAATCGGCACTAGAATTACAACAGCAAGCGATGACCAGAACGACTGATACAATCAATCGTTTAATCGAGCAAGAAAAACAATTGATTCAAGAAATTGCTAGTCTTGAGCAATCGAATCGCAAAAATCATTATCCCCAAAATGTGGAAAATGTGCGTAAGTACTTAAAATCAGCATTAAATATTGAACTCTTTTTGCTTTGTGAGCTGTTAGAAATTCCCGATCAACATTGGCAAGATGCAGTTGAAGCAATGCTTGGCCAACGCCGTTTCAATATTATCGTCGAGCCTAAATATTATGGTCAAGCGCTTGATCTGCTCGATCAGTTGCGCGAAAAAGAACGGATTTATGATGTTGGTTTGGTTGATTTACAAAAAGCGAATGAAGAATCACGAGATGCTTTGCCTAAATCACTTGCAACCAAAGTACAAGGCAAATCTAAAAAAATCGATAACTATATTGCCACCATTCTTGGTAATATCATCACCTGTGAACATGTGCAAGATTTGCGTCAACATCGTCGGGCAATTACTGCCGAAGTGATGGTGTATCAAGAATGGACGGCACGGGCGATCGATCCGCAGCGATTTCGGCCTTGGTTTATTGGTGAACGTGCCCAACGCTCACAAATTGAAAGTCGCCGCCAGCAATTAACCGAAATTCAAGCTGAATTGGTGACATTACGCCCAGAACAACAAATTCAACGCCAATACCTTGAACAATTGCGCCAATTACAACGTTTGTTATTAGGCTTGGATTCGTATTTTGAGGAAGAACTTGATTCGAGTCAGTTACAAGTGACGCTTGCTGAATTGCAACGCGAACACGATAGCATTGATACCAGCGGTGTGGCGGCGCTTGAAGCTGAAGTTAAACGTTTACACATAATTCATGAAGAGTATGCACTTAATATTCGCCGTTTAGAGCGAATTATCGGTACACTAAATAATCAAATTACTCAAATCGAACAGCAACTTCAGGAAAACCAGCATCAATTATTGAATGCGCAAAGCATGTTTGAGCATACTCAGCAGCGTTATCCCGACCAAATTGACGATGCGCTCAACGATTTTCAGCGCGAAAATACCGACCAAGCGCAATTTAGCCGTTTACAAGAAACCGCTGAGCAACAAGGTCGCGGCTATAATACCCGCTTCAACAATACCCAAGAACAATTACGCGAACAAGTTATTCTCTACAATCGCGATTTCCGAGCGCGTGAGCTAGCCGATATCGAGCAAACTAGCTTTCAAGAGAAACGCGCTGAGCTAGAGGCTACAGATTTACCGCATTTTGTGCAGAAGATCGCTGAAGCCAAACATGAAACTGAAACCGAGCTACGCGAACATGTTTTGCACAAGCTGCGTGAAAATATTGGCCGCGCCAAAGCCGAGCTTGATCGAATTAATGATGCCTTGCAAGGCTTAGATTTTAATGGCCAGCGTTATCATTTTCGCTATGAAATTGCCGATTCGTTGCGTGATTTTTACCAATTGATCGAACAATCGGCGAATGTTACCAGCGAAATGATTCAGGATAGCGATTTTTATCAGCAGCACAAAGCCACATTCGATCGCTTCTTTCAATTATTAATTCAGCCTGGCCTAACCGACCAAGAAAAGCTTGATCAAGCCCAGATTACCGATTATCGGCGCTACTTGAGCTACGATATTGATGTGATTGAGCGTGATGGTACTCGTTCACGCTTGAGCAAAATTATGGGCCAAACTTCTGGCGGCGAAACTCAAACCCCGTTTTATGTGACAATTGCCGCCTCGTTTGTGCAGCTTTATAAAATTAACGAACGCAGCAAACGCTCAACCATCAGAATTGTGGCCTTCGATGAAGCTTTTTCCAAAATGGATCAAGATCGGATTGGCTCAACGCTTGATTTGTTTCACCATTTTGGTTTGCAAATCATCACGGCCACACCGATTGAGCGCTGCGAATATTTAGTGCCCAAAATGTGCACAACACTGGTTTTGACTGGCTTGAAAGATCGCCAGCAGCGGGTTTTGGTCGAGCCTTATCGTAATTATGCAGCCCGTTTAGAGGCGCTGAATGCTGAATCTGAACAAAACTAG
- a CDS encoding Wadjet anti-phage system protein JetD domain-containing protein, whose protein sequence is MLNLNKTSNVILQQLLDQHEQPERQRVNRVQIKAAKFSRYFDEKQVDERQQTNNYLIELAKNQLIKLHWRKWEEGNWLEAVDLLDAVVLYRLLKRQPLAEQQQALRELLAEYISAQGWMADWLAWLEQQLIQQRSIQPLDLTDPAWNRDLLRAIDGLTQLETPILERLFSVGWLGQSKRFSELESAVLRVLRQFAPQAKQFGDDDRALLQAFNLEKVPEYVLLAGDLDLELHGNRLELGAFRPSLGLPSSILRQAQVLDSTGTEIITIENLTSFHSMLARQPQALLIYTGGFASPSLCQFLGKLAIALPDVAWYHWGDYDVGGLRILAHLRQHVAQIRLWQPDPVIFQRVANATQALTQKERQSLAELQQHRLLHDCQALITAMLEQNIKLEQEQLDLLGH, encoded by the coding sequence ATGCTGAATCTGAACAAAACTAGCAATGTAATTTTGCAGCAATTACTTGATCAACACGAGCAGCCTGAGCGCCAGCGAGTTAATCGGGTGCAGATTAAAGCAGCCAAATTTTCGCGTTATTTTGATGAAAAACAGGTTGATGAGCGCCAACAAACCAATAATTACTTGATTGAGCTGGCCAAAAATCAGCTCATTAAGCTGCATTGGCGCAAATGGGAAGAAGGCAATTGGCTTGAAGCGGTTGATTTGCTTGATGCAGTAGTGCTGTATCGTTTGCTGAAACGCCAACCCTTGGCCGAGCAACAGCAGGCCTTGCGCGAATTATTGGCTGAATATATATCAGCGCAGGGGTGGATGGCCGATTGGCTGGCGTGGCTTGAACAGCAATTAATCCAGCAGCGCTCGATCCAACCGCTTGATTTAACCGATCCTGCTTGGAATCGCGATTTGCTACGGGCGATTGATGGCCTGACTCAACTGGAAACGCCAATTTTGGAGCGTTTGTTTAGTGTTGGTTGGCTGGGCCAGAGCAAACGATTTAGCGAGCTAGAAAGTGCAGTTTTGCGGGTTTTGCGCCAATTTGCCCCGCAAGCCAAGCAGTTTGGCGATGATGATCGGGCTTTGCTGCAAGCCTTTAATCTCGAAAAAGTGCCAGAATATGTGCTGCTTGCTGGCGATTTAGATTTGGAATTGCATGGAAATCGGCTGGAATTAGGCGCGTTTCGGCCAAGTTTGGGCTTGCCTAGCTCGATCTTGCGCCAAGCGCAGGTGTTGGATTCAACCGGTACTGAAATTATTACGATTGAAAATTTAACCAGCTTCCACAGCATGCTTGCCCGCCAACCACAGGCCTTGTTGATCTACACAGGTGGTTTTGCTAGCCCGAGCCTCTGCCAATTTTTGGGCAAACTTGCCATAGCTTTGCCTGATGTAGCTTGGTATCACTGGGGCGATTACGATGTGGGTGGTTTACGAATTTTGGCGCATCTACGCCAGCACGTTGCTCAAATTCGGCTGTGGCAGCCTGATCCAGTGATTTTTCAACGCGTAGCTAATGCCACCCAAGCGCTCACTCAAAAAGAACGCCAGAGCCTCGCCGAACTCCAACAGCACCGCTTGCTCCACGATTGCCAAGCTTTAATTACCGCAATGTTAGAACAGAATATCAAACTCGAACAAGAGCAACTTGATCTTTTAGGGCACTAA
- a CDS encoding A/G-specific adenine glycosylase: MSELSTLQTDLLAWFQANGRDLPWRRTRNPYYILVSETMLQQTQVDRVIPKYEAFLALFPTVEALASASTADVIRSWQGLGYNRRAVNLQRAAQAIVAAGYPADPAGFPATPEGLRNLPGIGAYTSGAVACFAFERDVAFLDTNIRRVVRRLLVGPEDAPPETNEQTLIDYAQQLIPKGQGWAWNQAIMELGALICSAAKPQCWRCPVNQHCRAYAIWREANTQLDMWQPPVIKPRKKAAEQPFHTSNRYFRGRIIDALRALETQQSLDLASLGPQVKLDWVGNEQDLTWLAKLVNGLAQDGLLIWQQQPEQELADWSVRLPA, translated from the coding sequence ATGAGCGAATTAAGTACCTTACAAACCGATCTACTGGCTTGGTTTCAAGCCAATGGCCGCGATTTACCATGGCGACGCACCCGTAATCCTTACTATATTTTAGTGTCGGAAACCATGCTCCAACAAACCCAAGTTGATCGGGTTATTCCCAAATATGAGGCATTTTTGGCTTTGTTTCCGACGGTCGAGGCCTTGGCCAGCGCCTCAACCGCCGATGTTATTCGTTCGTGGCAAGGTTTGGGCTACAATCGCCGCGCGGTCAATCTGCAACGGGCAGCCCAGGCAATTGTCGCCGCAGGCTATCCCGCCGATCCAGCTGGATTCCCCGCTACGCCTGAAGGTTTGCGCAATTTGCCAGGAATTGGGGCTTACACTTCAGGGGCAGTCGCATGTTTTGCCTTCGAGCGTGATGTAGCCTTTCTTGATACCAATATTCGGCGCGTGGTACGGCGTTTGTTGGTTGGCCCCGAAGATGCCCCGCCTGAAACCAACGAACAAACGTTGATCGATTATGCCCAACAATTAATTCCCAAAGGCCAAGGCTGGGCATGGAACCAAGCAATTATGGAGTTGGGAGCGTTAATTTGTAGCGCCGCCAAACCCCAATGTTGGCGTTGCCCTGTCAATCAACATTGCCGAGCCTACGCAATTTGGCGCGAAGCCAACACTCAGCTTGATATGTGGCAACCGCCAGTGATCAAACCACGCAAAAAAGCCGCCGAGCAGCCATTTCATACCTCAAACCGCTATTTTCGTGGGCGCATTATCGATGCCCTGCGAGCACTTGAAACTCAGCAAAGCCTCGATCTGGCTAGTTTAGGGCCGCAAGTTAAGCTAGATTGGGTTGGTAACGAGCAGGATCTCACGTGGCTAGCCAAGTTGGTCAATGGCCTAGCCCAAGATGGCTTGCTGATTTGGCAACAGCAACCAGAGCAAGAATTGGCTGATTGGAGTGTGCGGCTACCAGCTTAA
- a CDS encoding alpha/beta hydrolase — MSQALETGYVAVDGGELYYEAVGSGLPLVFIHAGVADLRMWDAQVAHFSPNYRVIRYDTRGFGRSKTEAVSFSNRQDLLAVLDHCKVDQAVLIGNSRGGSIAIDSALSFPERVNGLVVLGSGLGGFGSEELPPELVEPIGKMQAAQEAKDWALLAELEARFWADGPNQPAGRADSAVYEAVRSMTYENLINQPIEAQAQPLEPPAVGRLAEIKVPMLILIGLLDESDCVDAAKYLAEHVVNAQYVAFPDVAHMVSLEKPQEFNRIMGEFIERSLL; from the coding sequence ATGAGTCAAGCGCTTGAAACAGGCTATGTCGCTGTTGATGGTGGTGAATTGTATTATGAAGCGGTGGGCAGTGGCTTGCCGTTGGTGTTTATTCACGCTGGGGTGGCCGATTTGCGTATGTGGGATGCTCAAGTTGCCCATTTTTCGCCCAACTATCGCGTGATTCGTTATGATACCCGTGGCTTTGGACGCTCCAAGACCGAAGCCGTGAGTTTCTCCAATCGCCAAGATCTTTTGGCAGTGCTTGATCATTGCAAGGTTGATCAGGCAGTCTTGATTGGCAACTCACGCGGTGGCAGCATTGCGATTGATTCAGCCTTGAGTTTTCCCGAACGGGTCAACGGCTTGGTGGTGCTTGGCTCAGGCTTGGGTGGCTTTGGCTCGGAAGAACTTCCGCCTGAATTGGTTGAGCCAATTGGCAAGATGCAAGCAGCGCAAGAAGCCAAAGATTGGGCTTTATTGGCCGAACTAGAGGCGCGTTTTTGGGCTGATGGCCCGAACCAACCAGCAGGGCGAGCTGATTCAGCAGTCTACGAAGCTGTGCGCTCGATGACCTACGAGAACTTGATTAATCAGCCTATCGAAGCCCAAGCCCAACCCTTGGAACCACCAGCAGTTGGCCGTTTAGCTGAAATTAAGGTGCCAATGTTAATTCTGATTGGCTTGCTTGATGAATCTGATTGTGTTGATGCAGCCAAATATTTAGCTGAACATGTTGTCAACGCCCAATATGTAGCCTTCCCCGACGTAGCGCATATGGTCAGCTTGGAAAAACCGCAAGAATTTAATCGCATTATGGGCGAATTTATCGAACGTAGTTTATTGTAA
- a CDS encoding response regulator produces the protein MIDPNFAHVLVVEDRDDTFFVVQDLLIAEIGVRSCLRCRDGRALITMLDAPTSGLFDLILYDIKRPLRDAFAQLPMLRVHPKLIGTRIIALTANIMPDDVERTRNAGFDGFIGIPVKQDRFPNQIWRILHDEWVWEPR, from the coding sequence ATGATTGATCCAAACTTTGCCCATGTGCTGGTTGTTGAAGACCGTGATGATACCTTTTTCGTGGTGCAAGATCTGCTGATCGCTGAAATTGGGGTTCGCTCGTGCCTGCGCTGCCGCGACGGTCGGGCCTTGATCACGATGCTCGATGCACCAACATCAGGGCTATTTGACTTAATTTTGTATGATATTAAGCGGCCCTTGCGTGATGCCTTTGCCCAATTACCAATGTTGCGGGTGCATCCAAAATTGATTGGCACGCGCATTATAGCCTTAACCGCCAATATCATGCCCGATGACGTAGAACGAACGCGGAATGCTGGCTTCGATGGATTTATTGGCATTCCAGTTAAACAAGATCGTTTTCCCAACCAAATTTGGCGCATTCTACATGATGAATGGGTTTGGGAACCACGTTAG